The Camelina sativa cultivar DH55 chromosome 14, Cs, whole genome shotgun sequence genome includes a window with the following:
- the LOC104741175 gene encoding uncharacterized protein LOC104741175, which yields MSWMKGDLLSKTRRLVGGLATREPVWLKAMEASPPPVFPRSNGKIKKIVLPEDVYVRKFANKHPGTKIDDPVKISAFIPDPARVYGCRVLELKEHGINEDDAMSVANMEYLSERKEMKKAYKRLKELAKMQDKDPPPKPYPSSKKGLMTQQKKSAKARFETPSVRRLVNQLKTEKDVLLQDKTGGNLDNWIEE from the exons ATGTCGTGGATGAAAGGTGATCTGCTTTCTAAAACCAGGAGGCTTGTTGGTGGATTGGCTACACGTGAGCCTGTGTGGCTTAAAGCCATGGAAGc TTCACCACCTCCTGTGTTTCCTCGCTCTAATGGAAAAATCAAGAAGATTGTTCTCCCTGAGGATGTTTATGTTCGTAAATTCGCCAATAAGCATCCTGGAACCAAGATTGACGACCCTGTCAA GATTTCGGCGTTTATTCCAGATCCAGCTCGTGTCTATGGTTGCCGGGTCCTTGAACTGAAGGAGCATGGTATTAATGAGGATGATGCCATGTCTGTAGCTAAT atGGAATATCTCTCagagagaaaggaaatgaaGAAAGCATACAAACGCTTAAAGGAGCTTGCGAAAATGCAAGATAAGGATCCACCTCCTAAACCGTATCCTAGTTCCAAGAAAGGGTTAATGACTCAACAGAAGAAATCCGCTAAGGCTCGGTTCGAGACTCCTAGCGTTCGCAGGCTAGTTAACCAGTTGAAAACTGAGAAAGATGTGTTGCTGCAGGACAAAACCGGAGGAAACCTGGATAATTGGATTGAAGAATAA
- the LOC104741176 gene encoding uncharacterized protein LOC104741176, translating into MALRLTSLKRAAVKTCRILETRSFSHVAAMPSPMNGAFDRPISMPPLVLPEFDQNQPGSIDEKSFGFGLPSFAFDGSMELMAVPKKKISKHKRGIRNGPKALKPVPVIIRCRSCGRVKLPHFFCCSGERLNPSEQGNSNN; encoded by the exons ATGGCGCTGAGACTGACATCGCTAAAACGCGCCGCGGTTAAGACATGCCGCATCTTGGAAACCAGAAGCTTTAGCCACGTGGCGGCGATGCCTTCGCCCATGAACGGAGCTTTCGATCGCCCCATTTCTATGCCGCCGCTGGTATTGCCTGAGTTCGATCAGAATCAACCGGGTTCGATCGATGAAAAGAGCTTCGGATTTGGGCTTCCCAGTTTTGCTTTCGATGGATCGATGGAGCTAATGGCTGTGCCTAAGAAGAAG ATTTCTAAACACAAGAGAGGGATAAGAAATGGGCCGAAGGCTCTTAAGCCTGTTCCTGTGATCATCCGTTGCAG GAGTTGCGGGCGAGTTAAGCTGCCTCATTTCTTCTGTTGCAGCGGTGAGCGGCTAAACCCTAGTGAGCAAGGCAATTCGAACAACTGA
- the LOC104741174 gene encoding uncharacterized protein LOC104741174, translating into MGGEQFELEEEKGGSLEMLQSLRSKATELLLREEWGESIKIYTQFIDLSRIQISDTSESDPDPDSVAKLRRSLCLALCNRAEARARLRDFLEALRDCDQALEIEKTHFKTLLCKGKVLLGLSKYSSALECFKTALLDPQASGNLETVTVYMEKCKKLEFQAKTGSFDLSDWVLSGFRGRCPELAEFIGPIEIKKSELSGRGLFATKHIVAGTLILVTKAVVVQRGILGNGESVEKAQLVMWKNFVDEVTESVRKCERTRRVVSALSTGEDEDKMEIPEISLFRPDEAFETCGDSKQSLDSEKLLSILDVNSMVEDAVSAKVMGKNKEYYGVGLWTLASFINHSCLPNARRLHVGDYAIVHASRDIKAGEEISFAYFDVLSSFEKRKEMAESWGFSCGCSRCKIESLLYVTNQEIREIEMGLERGVDAGNAVYMMEEGMKRWKVKGKDKGLLRASYWGVYDEVYNSERLMKRWGRKIPTMEVVVDSVSDFIGSDERLMKLAVEGMMKKKNGGSSNIVEMEKILKLGKGVYSKVVSKKKALKTLIGLD; encoded by the coding sequence ATGGGAGGTGAGCAATTCGAGCTAGAGGAAGAGAAAGGCGGATCACTGGAGATGTTGCAGAGCTTGAGATCCAAAGCTAcggagcttcttcttcgtgaAGAATGGGGAGAATCCATAAAGATCTACACTCAGTTCATCGATCTTTCCCGGATCCAAATCTCAGACACTAGTGAATCCGACCCGGATCCGGATTCGGTTGCGAAGCTCCGGAGATCTCTCTGCTTGGCTTTATGCAACCGAGCTGAGGCGCGAGCAAGGCTACGCGATTTCCTGGAAGCGTTGAGGGATTGTGATCAAGCGCTTGAGATCGAAAAGACCCATTTCAAGACTCTTCTTTGTAAAGGTAAAGTCTTGCTCGGTTTGAGCAAATACTCATCGGCTTTGGAATGTTTTAAGACAGCTCTGCTCGACCCACAAGCGAGTGGTAACTTGGAGACTGTTACTGTGTACATGGAGAAATGTAAGAAGCTCGAGTTTCAGGCAAAGACTGGATCTTTTGATTTATCTGATTGGGTCTTAAGTGGGTTTCGTGGGAGATGTCCTGAGCTTGCTGAGTTTATTGGGCCGATTGAGATTAAGAAATCTGAGCTTAGTGGGCGTGGATTGTTTGCTACTAAGCACATTGTTGCAGGGACTTTGATCTTAGTTACAAAGGCGGTTGTGGTTCAGAGAGGGATCTTAGGAAATGGAGAGTCTGTTGAGAAAGCGCAATTGGTTATGTGGAAGAACTTCGTTGATGAGGTTACTGAGTCCGTGAGGAAATGCGAGAGGACACGTCGAGTTGTCTCTGCTTTGTCCACtggagaagacgaagacaaGATGGAGATTCCTGAGATATCTCTGTTTAGGCCTGATGAAGCATTTGAAACCTGTGGTGACTCGAAACAGAGTTTGGATTCGGAGAAGCTATTGAGTATTCTTGATGTGAATTCTATGGTGGAAGATGCGGTTTCAGCTAAAGTTATGGGGAAGAACAAAGAGTATTACGGTGTAGGGCTATGGACTTTAGCTTCGTTTATTAACCACTCGTGTCTTCCAAACGCAAGACGTCTTCACGTTGGAGACTATGCGATTGTTCATGCCTCGAGAGATATTAAAGCTGGGGAAGAGATCAGTTTTGCTTACTTTGACGTGCTTTCATCATTCGAAAAACGGAAAGAGATGGCTGAGTCATGGGGATTTAGTTGCGGATGCAGCAGATGCAAGATTGAGAGTCTGTTGTATGTTACTAACcaagagataagagagatcgAAATGGGGTTAGAGAGAGGCGTAGATGCAGGGAACGCGGTTTATATGATGGAGGAAGGGATGAAGAGATGGAAGGTGAAAGGGAAGGATAAAGGTTTGTTGAGAGCATCTTATTGGGGAGTTTATGATGAGGTTTATAACTCGGAGAGACTTATGAAGAGGTGGGGAAGGAAGATTCCAACAATGGAAGTTGTGGTGGACAGTGTCTCTGATTTCATTGGAAGTGATGAGAGATTGATGAAGTTGGCGGTGGAAggtatgatgaagaagaagaatggaggTAGCAGTAACATTGTGGAGATGGAGAAAATCTTGAAGCTAGGGAAGGGTGTTTATAGCAAAGTTGTATCGAAAAAGAAAGCATTGAAGACTCTTATTGGCCTAGATTGA
- the LOC104741173 gene encoding uncharacterized protein LOC104741173: MEATAVKFHVNPSCNVTATRNRSSVLSLQYLTYRNRGFFPFSLTVTRCSTTKSSETGQDSTSISLKRGLVLDLGVSKDSWDSEEIGSPVVKRFLSDNEERWYMWYHGSSKQNPVSDSIGLAVSNNGIHWERGKGKVDSNEDVGLVMSNGEDWWGFDTSSVRPGEVVIMSSSKVRADSSVYWMYYTGYTTETVEIQPQGFTSVLGNPERFHLCDENVEKSKVYRSLPGLAISQDARHWARIEGEHHSGALFDVGSEKDWDFLYIASPHVVFHGDGDLRMYYHSFDAKTGEFCIGMARSRDGIKWLKLGKIIGGRYPCVTRNKRDESYMMAYEGVDGTGRTSIGLAVSKDGIKDWKRVQNEEAVVVVGEGGAWDNEGVGCPYLIEMDGDSDHQWRLYYRGVGNGGKTGIGLAVFEGNEITRFTKQTGIHL, encoded by the coding sequence ATGGAAGCTACTGCTGTCAAATTCCATGTAAACCCTTCCTGCAATGTCACAGCCACTAGAAACAGATCATCTGTTCTCTCGCTTCAATACCTTACTTACCGGAACAGaggtttttttcctttctcccTCACAGTCACAAGATGTTCCACCACCAAAAGTAGTGAAACGGGTCAAGATTCGACCTCGATCTCTTTGAAGAGAGGGCTGGTTCTTGATCTTGGCGTATCTAAGGACTCGTGGGACAGTGAAGAGATTGGTTCTCCGGTAGTGAAGAGATTCTTAAGTGATAACGAAGAGAGATGGTACATGTGGTACCATGGAAGCTCAAAGCAAAACCCTGTTTCTGATTCCATCGGCTTAGCGGTTTCAAACAATGGGATTCATTGGGAAAGAGGGAAAGGTAAGGTTGACTCAAACGAAGATGTGGGTTTGGTTATGAGCAATGGTGAAGACTGGTGGGGGTTTGATACATCAAGTGTTCGACCCGGTGAAGTTGTTATAATGTCGAGTTCTAAAGTCAGGGCTGATAGCTCTGTTTACTGGATGTATTACACTGGCTACACTACTGAGACGGTTGAGATTCAACCCCAAGGTTTCACTTCCGTGTTGGGAAATCCAGAAAGGTTTCACCTTTGTGATGAGAATGTTGAAAAATCTAAGGTTTATAGGTCACTCCCTGGTTTAGCAATTAGTCAAGATGCTAGGCATTGGGCTAGAATTGAAGGTGAGCATCATAGTGGAGCTTTGTTTGATGTTGGGTCTGAGAAAGATTGGGACTTTCTCTATATTGCATCCCCACATGTAGTTTTCCATGGAGATGGTGATCTAAGAATGTATTACCATTCTTTTGATGCTAAAACCGGTGAATTCTGCATTGGGATGGCAAGGTCTAGAGATGGGATCAAGTGGTTGAAATTGGGAAAGATCATAGGAGGAAGATATCCTTGTGTGACAAGGAACAAAAGAGATGAGAGTTACATGATGGCCTATGAAGGTGTAGATGGTACTGGGAGAACGAGCATTGGCTTGGCGGTTTCAAAAGACGGGATTAAGGATTGGAAACGGGTTCAGAACGAGGAAGCCGTGGTTGTGGTTGGTGAAGGCGGTGCGTGGGACAATGAAGGAGTAGGGTGTCCATATTTGATTGAGATGGATGGAGACTCTGATCATCAATGGAGATTGTATTACAGAGGTGTTGGTAATGGTGGCAAAACAGGGATAGGGTTGGCTGTCTTTGAAGGGAATGAGATCACTAGGTTTACAAAACAGACTGGGATTCACTTGTGA